CATGGCGATCATCACGAGAAACTTCGAATAACCCCGCTGATCATGGCATTGAGACGGGAAATACCTGTAAGAATTCATGCCCATCGCGCCGACGATATTATTACAGCATTAAGATTTGCCGAGGAATTTAACCTTGATTTGCGAATTGAGCATTGTACTGAAGGACATTTGATAGCCGATGAACTATCCGGTAAGAATTTAAAGGTTTCAGTTGGCCCGACGTTGACACGGAGATCAAAGGTCGAATTGAAAAATAAAACATGGAGTACTTATCGGGAACTTACTGACCATGGAATTGAAGTTTCCATCATTACTGATCATCCTTACACTCCAATCCAATATTTAAATATATGTGCCAGTTTGGCTGTAAGGGAAGGAATGTCCGAACAGAAAGCACTAGAAGGAATCACCATTCTTCCTGCAAGAAATTTGAAAATAGACAACCAGCTGGGAAGTATTGAACCTGGAAAAGAAGCCGATTTAGTATTATGGAGTCATCATCCCTTTCATTATCTGGCAAAACCAAAATGGACCATGATCGGCGGTGAAATCGTTTACACAAATAAGTAGAATTTTGTAGAAAAACAGGAAAAAACTTTGTTGAAAATAGAACAAAAAACTATTTCCTTTTTACTTTATTTCTTGTATGATACTTTAAGAAAAACATTTTTTTATCGTGTATATTTATGGGGGTTTTAGGACAATCTCTGTTTAAACAAAAACTAAAAATGGGAAGGCAAATGGTGCGCCACCAGCGATGACTGGTTCTAGTGGGTTCGATTCCCACCCCGAAATTTTTTATCAAGTTAAAAAAATTTCGAGGGTGGGCCGCTTCTTTAGACATGGAATCGGTATGCCCTAATTGGAGGGATATTCATGCTCAAGAAACGAGAGCTACTAGACAGTCACACACTTTACGAATTAATGACGCATCCAGATGTCTTCCCTTTTGTACGTCAAAAAGCGGCCTCATACGAAGAATTTCTCTTTATGACCAAGCAAACCATTGAAGCAGAAGAGCGCGGGGAATTAATATCCCGAACGATTCTAGATGAATGGGGCAACCCGATTGGCGTCATCAATCTTTTTGATATCCAGGACAATGCTGGATTTTTGGGTACTTGGCTTGGAAAACCGTTTCACGGAAAAGGTTATAACCAAATAGCTAAAGATGCGTTTTTCCAAGAGCTATTTTACGAAAAAGGAATTGAAACAGTTTTTATGCGGATCAGAAAAGTTAATATCCGTTCTATCAAAGCGGCAGAAAAACTTCCCTATTCTGTCTTGGCTAATGAAACTAGAAAATCCGTATATGAACAACTAAATGCAAAAGAAGAAGTATATGATTTGTATGAAATTCCTAAAGATTTGTTCACATTAAATGCATTGCGAAACACTTCATCCCAAGCAGACGATGGCACGCAGCTATTAGAAGCGTAAAAAAAGCAACCGGTAAGTGAACCGGTTGCTTTTTCTATTGTCATAAAAGTTACAATGCCGTTAATCCGTAACACTTTGTTCGATCGTTTCATTGACTTCATTAAGACCCATTTGGAGCAAAAATTCTTCTAACTCTTCATTCGTTAAAGTTTCAAAACGTCCATCATGAAAAAGTACCTGGGTTTGATTTGGATTGATTCTGTTCAAATTAAAACTCATTGTCTTTGCTCCTTTCATTGATGATTAATTCCTATTATCCGCAACTTCATTTGTTTTCATACTTGATTTTCCAATAATTTAACCCCTAACCATTTCCTTCTGAGCCGATCAATAACTTGTGGGCATTCTTTTGCATAGTATGCCATATCGACGTTTCTATAAAAGCCTTATATTCTCCAATAAATTTTTGCTGCCTATTGAATTCAAATTTTTTACCCGAAAGGATGAACCACCATGTTCCCATGGAATTTATTCCCTTTTAATAAAGATATGAAGGAGTCATTGCAAAAACTTAAGCCAGAGGAAATAGACAAATATGTCCAGGATATCATCTCAAAAGTAATGCCAGGAAATATGCAGGGGATGATGAATCCTCAGGAGCTTTTCAACGGATTTTCATCACGCTCAACTCCACAAACATCTCCGTCTCCGGACACATTAGGTGCATCCGCCTACGAAACACATGATTATGTATTTGTCAGGATTCCGATTAAGAGTGAGGAGTGGATCAAAAAACTGCGCTTATTTCATACTTCAAATCAACTCATAATCGAGCATGTTCCACAGTATGAAGATAAACATACCATTACATTGCCGGCGATTGTTAAAAAGAAAGGGGCATCTGCCAATTATAAAGATGGAGTTCTCGAGGTAAAAATTCCTAAAAACGTGGATATGCAATTTTCACAAATCGATGTTATGGAAATTTTATAATCTAAGTTTTTTAGCATGTTTTGATGAGACAAAAATAAGGATAAGTAACAGCTCAACACGGAGGAGTGATTTGATGGATATGGAAAAATTTAAAAAGTGGATGGATGATGCACAACAATATCAATCTGATGCTTTTTGGAATAAAATTTTTGACTCCAGTAAAAAAAATTCTGCCCCAATAACACCATTATCTATTTCCGAATATATTCCAAAATGTGATGTATATGAACTGGATCACCACCTTATTGTTGAAGCTGAAATGCCAGGACTGACAAAAGATCATATCCATATTTCCATTCAGCAGCAGCTACTCATTATAACAGGGGAATTTAACACTTTAAAGCAAAACCGAAAATATTTTTTGAAGGAACGGGCAAATCGAAAATTCAAAAAGGAAGTGACCCTCCCTTACCCGATTATACATCGTCAAATAAAATCAGAAATTCGGAATGGAATATTAATCATTATCCTGCCGATCAATCGTGAGGAAGTGGAAGACATCCCCATTTCCTTTGAATAAAGAAATAAGACAGCTGTATGCTGTCTTTTCTAATGATTTTTATCATTTGGTTTTTGTTGTTCTCCCATGTCCATGCCCTCCATTGAATTCCCTGAGGTAGATTTTTCCGGTTCACTTGGAGTGCCGACGAAAAATTCCTTTTTCGGCATATTATGCATATTTCTCGCTGTCACATGGGAAATGATATAATAGGTTCCTTCTTGCGGGAAAGTTTTCACAAGACTGTATACGCCATTCTTAGGATTCTTGATTTCAACTTTTTCATGAGTAGCGGACTTGGCC
Above is a genomic segment from Neobacillus endophyticus containing:
- a CDS encoding amidohydrolase, with product MTKLLLKNATVYPITSKPLKSGDVLIEHGKISKVGMQLTSETDVKMIDCAGLHLFPGFIDVHTHLGLYDEGTGWAGDDANETAEALTPHIRAIDGVYPLDQAFSDAIKNGITTVHIMPGSANIIGGTTSVIKTTGKNIQKMIVQEISGLKIALGENPKRIHSNGKSNSITRMGIMGMLREAFYKALHGDHHEKLRITPLIMALRREIPVRIHAHRADDIITALRFAEEFNLDLRIEHCTEGHLIADELSGKNLKVSVGPTLTRRSKVELKNKTWSTYRELTDHGIEVSIITDHPYTPIQYLNICASLAVREGMSEQKALEGITILPARNLKIDNQLGSIEPGKEADLVLWSHHPFHYLAKPKWTMIGGEIVYTNK
- a CDS encoding GNAT family N-acetyltransferase; amino-acid sequence: MLKKRELLDSHTLYELMTHPDVFPFVRQKAASYEEFLFMTKQTIEAEERGELISRTILDEWGNPIGVINLFDIQDNAGFLGTWLGKPFHGKGYNQIAKDAFFQELFYEKGIETVFMRIRKVNIRSIKAAEKLPYSVLANETRKSVYEQLNAKEEVYDLYEIPKDLFTLNALRNTSSQADDGTQLLEA
- a CDS encoding Hsp20/alpha crystallin family protein, yielding MFPWNLFPFNKDMKESLQKLKPEEIDKYVQDIISKVMPGNMQGMMNPQELFNGFSSRSTPQTSPSPDTLGASAYETHDYVFVRIPIKSEEWIKKLRLFHTSNQLIIEHVPQYEDKHTITLPAIVKKKGASANYKDGVLEVKIPKNVDMQFSQIDVMEIL
- a CDS encoding Hsp20/alpha crystallin family protein, with translation MDMEKFKKWMDDAQQYQSDAFWNKIFDSSKKNSAPITPLSISEYIPKCDVYELDHHLIVEAEMPGLTKDHIHISIQQQLLIITGEFNTLKQNRKYFLKERANRKFKKEVTLPYPIIHRQIKSEIRNGILIIILPINREEVEDIPISFE
- a CDS encoding FixH family protein, producing the protein MRKGISLIMMFFLLVTAAACSSQEERANDMPQMVNVELSVKPQQIKSNQPVTFEAKITQGKEKVNDADSVVFEIWRAKSATHEKVEIKNPKNGVYSLVKTFPQEGTYYIISHVTARNMHNMPKKEFFVGTPSEPEKSTSGNSMEGMDMGEQQKPNDKNH